A window of Heteronotia binoei isolate CCM8104 ecotype False Entrance Well chromosome 17, APGP_CSIRO_Hbin_v1, whole genome shotgun sequence genomic DNA:
gcccctgtgtgagacaggaggctggactagatggccctccctggtctgacccagcagggctcttcagatgttcttctcaggggaaggcctcggcctctctgccctgttgctggccctctagaagaactggctggccactgtgtgagacaggaggctggactagatggaccctccgtggtctgatctagcagggctcttctgatgttcttctcaggggaaggcctcagcctctctgccctgttgctggccctccagaagaactggctggccactgtgtgagacaggatgctggactagatggaccctccctggtctgacccagcagggcttttctgaagttcttctcaggagaagcctcagcctctctgccctgttgctggccctccagaggaactggctggcccctgtgtgagacaggatgctggactagatggaccctctctggtctgatctagcagggctcttctgatgttcatatgaaggcctcggcctctctgccctgttgttggtcctccagaggagctggttggcctcagtgtgagaaaggatgctggactggatggacctgcacagacctgacccagcagggcttctctttacGTTGTGCGAGAAATTCTTCTTGACCTCTGGATTTTCTAAAGAAGTCTAATGGATCCCTGACTGAAGAGCGAAACCAAAAGTCAACTCCTGTGTGAGACATCTCTGACCCGCCTTCTTCCAGGAAGGAACAGAAGCAGGATTGTGCCACTTCTGGGAAGTGGAAGTCACGCTTCCCTACGGGAATAGAGTCACCTATGAACCAGCCAGGTGTGCGAATTCAGCCGCCTAGAAGCTTTGTTTATCTGTCCCTAATGGCAACCGCAGACCAGAGATGATAACTAGATAAGTCAATCCACGTAAAAGCCAGAGGGCTACAGCATCTCTGAAGGTGTCTTAGAAAGGCGGATTTTTGGCCTGCCTGGACaaggcccctccctttcccagTTGATAGTAAGCCTTTGCTTTCAGAGGGCAAAGCACTCCACAGAGTTTATTTTAAGCGAACAGCCTTGTAAGGTAGGCCAGCATTATCCTGATATGTCTGGAAGGATGGGGAGAAAGCCTCAAATCACAGCTCAGTCTTCTagctcaggggttcccaacctttttggcaccagggaccggttttgtggaaggcagtttttccatggactgtcGGGGGTGAGGGGGAacatggtttcgggatgataccattgtgcactttattttggtgtgttggttaagtgcatggtctcttatctgggagaactgggtttgattccccactcctccactcacagctgctggaatgaccttgggtcagccatagctctcttatctgggagaaccgggtttgattccccactcctccacttgcagctgctggaatggccttgggtcagccagagctttcttatctgggagaaccaggtttgattccccactcctccacttgcagctgctggaatgaccttgggtcagccatagctctcttatctgggagaaccgggtttgattccccactcctccacttgcagctgctggaatggcctcgggtcagccagagctctcttatctgggagaaccgggtttgattccccactcctccacttgcagctgctggaatggcctcggattagccatagctttcttatctgggagaaccgggtttgattccccactcctccacttgcagttgctggaatggccttgggtcagccagagctctcttatctgggagaaccgggtttgattccccactcctccacttgcagctgctggaatggccttggattagccatagctctcttatctgggagaactgggtttgattccccactcctccacttgcagctgctggaatgaccttgggtcagccatagctctcttatctgggagaaccgggtttgattccccactcctccacttgcccctgctggaatggccttgggtcagccagagctctcttatctgggagaaccgggtttgattccccactcctccacttgcccctgctggaatggccttgggtcagccagagctctctgatctgggagaaccgggtttgattccccactcctccacttgcccctgctggaatggccttggattagccatagctctattatctgggagaaccaggtttgattccccactcctccacttgcagctgctggaatgagcttgggtcagccatagctgacccaagcatatggagcagaggtccatccgttgctattagccacagcgtattgttggaattctctgtctggggcagagatgctctgtactcttggtgcttgtaggggggcacagtgggagggcttctagtgtcctggacccacatatggacctctgctccatatttttatctaaccccctcttgaagctggctatgctggcagcgtagcatccagtgcctctccccaaaataccccccaggtttcaaaaggatcagaccagggggtccagttctatgagcctccaaagaaggtgcccctgtccttcattatttcctatggaaggaaggcatttaaaaggtgtgctgtccctttcaatgcaatggccagaactttcttggagttcaattatgcttgtcgcacccttgctcctagctccgcccccaatgtctcctggctccaccccccctccccagctatttcttgaattagacttggccaCCCTATCAGAAATCGAACGGCACACTGCTGTGAAAACATAAGCTGGGTGCCCAGGCGGCCTTAGCCGGAGCCCTGTTTTCTGGGACTAGGAGCTGGTGGGTCTCCGGCTGCTCCCCTCTTGACACCTTCCAGAAAGCGGCCGTTAGCACCTCTCCGCAGTGCTGCTGACACAGCTTTCGGGCTGCGGTTTGGCCACCACCTGCTTGTTCCAGCTACTCATCCTTCGCTTCTCCCTGGCTCCCAGGCCAAAGTTTTGGAAAGGCTCCGCAGGGCAGCCAAAACAGGCCGGGCACAAGCTGTTCTGCTACTGCGGCTTCCtctgctgcccaccccccaccccccagcgaGAAggggctggggtttggggaggaaagaaagaaggcatgaCTGGTCTCCGGAGGAAGAGAGCCCAGTTGCTTGGCCAGAGAGTTCTTCGCATGGGGCTGGTCCCACAGGCCACAGCAGGAGGGGGAAGCGGAGGGCAGGAAAATAGCAGCTCCCGGTGATGCAACAGTGCTTTTCCAGCCGCAGGGCCTGGCGAGAACGGAACGTCCCCTTCTTCCCTTTCCCCGCCTGGAAAAAACGGATTGCGGCAGCTCCTGCTGGGACGGTTTGGGGCTGAGAACAGAAGGCCGCCTTGTGTGGACAGTTGCTCCCTTTGCAACCCTGGGCTTTTGCAACAAGAaggcccagctagggttgccaagtccagttgaagaaatagctggggactttgggggtggagccaggagcaagggtgcgacaagcacgactgaactccaaagggagttctggccatcacgtttcaagggaccgcacaccctttaaatgccttctccccaTTGAAAATAAGGAcagggggaccttctttgggggcttatagaactggacctcctggtttaatctttttgaaatttggaggctgttttgaggagaggcaacagatgctgtgctggaaatttggtgcctctacctcaaaatacagccccccccgcCAGAGCGAAAGGGACAGACAGAGCCTTGACAAGAGACCCCACAGTAAGTTTCCGAAGTCGAGTAACGAAGTTTCCCTGAAGTCTAACCCCTACAACTGTGTCCCCGGTGTGGAACGTAGCACCTTggttatctagggttgccaggtccaattcaagaaatacctggggactttgggggtggagccaggagactttggggggggtggagccaggagactttggggaatGGAGccggaagcaagggtgtgaccagcatcattgaactccaaagggagttctggccatcacgtttcaagggaccgcacaccctttaaataccttctctccattggaaataatgaaggagaggggcaccttatttgggggctcatagaaccgcaccccctgctccaatcctaaTTCCGGACCGCTGCAAGTTCCAGACTTTTTAACTGGAAGTACTCTGCATGCAACTGTTCTACAACTACGAAATCCATATTCTCCTCAATTATTGTATCATCTTTTGCACAATCTTAATAAAGACttaaaattttttttggggggggaagagtAAGAGTTTCCAGGGTGTAAGCATTCAAGGGTCACGGTCAGCACCccctctaggctgcagagtcttgcgtgcaaaaattctacattgtgagctcctGGCGCTGAAGCTGCGAGCCGTTGGCATCGATTcgtttgctcaggggccattcttcctgacctaagacaaaaacgtgtgagccgacGGCTACAAAACTTGGGAGCGAGGTCTCAcaaattcagcttagagggaacgttgctgcAGGCCCCTTTCAGACACTTCAAGTTGACCCCCCCAAAACTGTTGCCGGCCTGTGAGGCGTTCCGGGGTTTCGCGACGTGTTCTCCTgcagaccgacatggctgccctctgaagctgcagaGTTGCGGCTCTTTCACAGCACTTTTGCACATCGTGCAAAAGGAACTTATCAAGCCTTAGCtggtcccctctcctcctccctccccgcgCATCAACGTAACCTCCCTGAAAGTTGCACCCTCCCCCGGGAGTCCCGAAGTCTGAGGACGGCCTTCGCTTAAAGGCAAGATGTTCTGAGGGGTAAAATGAAGACACTGAACTGGGAGCTGCTCAAGCACCGGTTTCttctttcatagaatcctagagttggaagggacctccagggtcatctagaccaaccccctgcacattgcaggaaactcacaaacccctccccataaattcacaggatctttatggctgtcagatggccatttagcctctgtttaaaaacctccaaggaaggagagcccaccacttcccgaggaggaagcctgttccactgaggaaccgcgttaactgccaggaagttcttcctaatgttgagcctgaaactAATATTGAgccgcaagaagaagaagaaattggatttatacccagcccttcaatctgaatctcagagtctcagaacggctcacaatctcttttaacttcctcccccacaacagacaccctgtgaggtatgtagggctgagagagctctgacagaagttgtcctttcaaggacagctctgcaagagcgatggctgacccaaggccattccagcaggtgcaagtggaggagtggggaatcaagctcagttttcccagttaagagtctccacatttaaccactacaccaaattggctcttaggTTTGCATCCCTCTTaggttgcacccccccccccggcttagtCTCCAAGCGTTTTCCtagcaggagctggcaaccctactgccataGCAACCACTGACATCTTTCCTGGAtcctgccaagtgttttcagaaagtgggtgggcctAGGCGGGGCTTTTGCCCAAGAGGACTTCCCATTGCTTgtgcttcggagtggagggcgggatataaatccaatatcttcatctacctcacagggtgtctgttgtgggggaggaaggtaaaggagattgtgagccactctgagactcttcggagtggagggcgggatataaatccaatatcttcatctacctcacagggtgtctgttgtgggggagaaggtaaaggagattgtgagccgctctgagactcttcggagtggagggcgggatataaatccaatatcttcatctacctcacagggtgtcagttgtgggggagaaggtaaaggagattgtgagccactctgagactctgattcagagagaagggaggggtataaatcagtTTGtggagtggtgaagtgtgcggactcttatctgggagaaccgggtttgattccccactcctccactcacagctgctggaatggccttgggtcagctgtagctctcgtaggagttgtccttgaaagggcagctgctgtgagagccctctcagccccacccacctcacagggtgtctgttgtggggggagaagatagaggagattgcgactgctctgagattcagaggatagagtatataaatccaatatcatcatcatcgtcttgaaatcacttctctaagccaagcctgccagtagcttggagaatgcatttaaagttaaagttgcttcctttcccctcccccatctatttgcctgccttccttccttgtctcacagctctcaacgatctgacatttattctatgtggctcttacattaagcaactttggccacccctggcatagcagTGCACATGACTTATGTTCTGATGTTACACTGTCATGGAATTCAAGAGGCAAAAGaaatttccccttttaaaaaagcatttattTGGAAGGGGGGTGGTGGAAAACAAAGCGGCACCCTCTTTCCCACCCCCTTGAATTTATGCACGAGACCCACAAAGTTCACTTCTTGGTGGCCCCGAGAGACCAGAAggtgttttaaaattaaaaaaaagcagAAAGGAACAAATCCGGTCGCAACGAAGAAGTCGGCAGCGGCTGCGAGAGAGCGTTTCGGGCCGTGACacacttccttcctctcttcggGGCCAGAAATCCAGTCCGGGGGCCCGCGCAAAAACAGGTAGTGAAACCGACAGGAAAGGCAGTACACACACCCGcactcaaaacaaaacaaaaaaactacCTTGCAGGAGAAAAGAAGATGCTATCGTGCTACGCAAACTGCCCCTTCCCCCCTCTGACAGATTCTCATTTTGGAGCGTTGGCAGAACAACTCAGTTGGAGCTCTTTAGAGCAGGTGCTTTTATCTGGTTTCCTGGCAAAGCGTCTCCTGCAATCTCTGGAGAGAAAGCCTGTCAGAAAGAGGCCGGGGCAGGTTTCGTTAACCTCAGGATGATTTCTACTAAATATTCCCAGGGGTTCAAAAAGATCCAAAGCCAGGAAACCTGCAAACGCCTCTGGAATCCCCTCTAACAGAGAAGCATTTGACAATCGAAAAGATCCAAAGCCAGGAAACCTGCAAACGCCTCTGGAATTCCCTCTAACAGAAAAGCATTTGACAATCGAAACACATACCATCCTGGTGCCCCCTCGCCCACCCTAGAAATGAAGCCAAGGAGCGAAATTAAGAGATGATACTGGTTGAAATCAATTCCCCACTCCCCGAGCAGACATTTTTGAAGCTGGACCAGGCTGGTTTCTGCCCCCTTCTGCTTCAAGGGTTGTGAAAAGATTACAGATCGGGGACTGTGGAAAGAGGGTGGCCGGAGTCTCCCTTTTTGATTCAGACGCGAGCTGAGATCTCTGTCTCGGGTTGTGGGGTGGTCCTCAAATGCTGTGCTCTTtaagggaggggtgtgtggaaggGAAATGAACCAACCGGCTGTGGGAGAAAGGGGTGAGCTGCAGTTCACGCAAGGACCGCTGAGCCAGACGCACACAAGTCCCTTTGGGATCCAAACTGGCATGCAAGACCTTTGAACGGGGGAGGCAGAACAAAGTCCAGGAGaccagagggaaagagagaaaaagggagacaaggagagagggaaagaacagGCTAGCCAGAGCGGATGAGGGCGAGAGGGCCACCTTCTGGCCACCGGGGGAACTGGCCTGCAGTTCAAAACTCTGAGGAGGAGCCGGCCTGGAACAGGCCAGTGGGCTACAAGACACCCTGGGAGGGCACCTTGCCCGTGATCTTGTTGGAGCATTCCAGGAGGGCGTTGTGGATGTCCTTGGCGCAGGAGATCTGGGACTTGATCATGCTGAGGTACTGGGTGTAGGGCAAGCTTTCCGTCTGGACCGCGTCCGGCTTGGTGGCCGTCGGCACGAGCGTCGGGGAGTGCTTGGCGCTGTCAAAGCTTTGAGAGAGGCACTCGTAGGCCAGacgctgggggaggggagaaggagtgGCGTGTGAGAGCACAGCTGCGGACGGCTGCCGAAACAGAGAGACTCACCCCACAGCCATCGGCCGGGTGCCGTGGCAGCCTCTGGCACGGGGGTTCCCCATCCTTCTGAGCCTGTGGGCGCCTCTGGAATTTTGACGTGGGGCTGTGGACGCGGCCACAAGGAGGTGGAGCCGGCTGCAAAATGGCTTCTTGAACTTACCTTCAATCGCACAGTGAAGATTcaaagaatcaaagaatcatagagttgaaagggatccccagggtccaatcccctgcacaatgcaggaaattcacaaatattttcccctaaatccacaggatccacattgctgtcagatggccatctagcctctgtttaaaacctgttggtagtccccgggccaaaggaggcccgtctaaaatccaccagggatcgggcctactcaataacggcaccttactggtggaaccagctgccggaagaggtgcgggccctgcgggatctagggcaattccgcagggcctgcaagacagtcctcttccggcaggcctatgacattagctgacaatgtaaaacatcttggatggaacaaaatgtatctataggccgccggttttattctatcttgttttttactaatttatggtttaattgtatttttaaatgttttaaactgaagttgttttaattattatgttgtaagccgccctgagacacttaggtgagaagggcggggtataaatcttaatataaataaataaataaatataaataaataaattaaaaagcttccaaggaaggagagcccaccaccttccaaggaggaagcctgttccactgaagaaccgctctaatggtcaggaagttcttcctaatgttgagccggaaactcttttgattaaatttcaacccatcggttctggtcctaccttctggggccacagaaaacaattccaccccctcctctagatgacagcccttcaagtccttgaagatggtgatcctatcacctctcagtcacctcctctccaggctaaacatccccagctccttcaacctttcctcgtaggacttggtctccaaacctttcaccatcttcattgccctcctctggacccgttccagctggtctatatccttcttaaattgtggtgcccaaaactgaactcaatactccaggtgaggtcttaccagagcagagtaaagcgataccatcacttcacgtcaTCTGGAAACCacgcttctgttgatacagcccaaaattgcattggcctttttagctgctgcatcacactgttgactcatgttcagtgcatggtccactaagacccctagatcctttacgcacagactactgccaagacaagtctcccccatcctataaccatgcattgcatttctcctaccgaaatgcagaccCTTGTGCTGTGGCAGCAGATGCCaccaaagcaacattaaaaaaaaaatctgaacagaCCAATAAATCTCCaagggccaatcagaagtcttgctaggCACAAGTCCCACCTGACCCCATCCACTTTCCAAAAGCTCTTGACCGGTGCCAGATAATGTGTAGGCAGGTGCCCCGGCCCAAGCAGCTGCCAATCAAAGGTAGACTGCACCTCTCTGGGGAAACCTCTGCGCAATCCTCACAGCTTTGATAGGCCTTTCTttgatagagagccagtttggtgtagtgcttaagtgtgcggactcttatctgggagaactgggtttgattcccccctcctccacatgcagctgctggaatggccttgggtcagccagagctctcttatctgggagaaccggggctgattccccactcctccacttgcagctgctggaatggccttgggtcagccagagctctcttatctgggagaaccgggtttgattccccactcctccacatacagctgctggaatggccttgggtcagccagagctctcttatctgggagaacctggtttgattccccactcctccacttgcagctgctggaatggccttgggtcagccatagctctggcagagttgtccttgaaaggcagcttctgggagagctctctcagccccacccacctcacaggacgtctgttgtgggggaagaagatacaggagattgtaagctgctctgagtctctgagattcagagagaagggtggggtataaatccagtatcttcttcttagagagccagtttggtgtagtggtgaagtgtgcggactcttatctgggagaaccgggtttgattccccactcctccacttgcagctgctggaatggctttgggtcagccatagctcttctaggagtggtccttgaaagggcagctgctgggagaactctctcagccccacccgcctcacagagtgtctgttgtggggggagaagatacaggagattgtaagccgctctgagtctctgattcagagagaagggtggggtataaatctgcagtcttctttttcttcttcccaaagCTTGACAGGTCCTTTTCTTTAAAAGCCACCTTGGCGAGCAATCAAGGAAATTCTTTCTGTTTCTTACACgcctgaaaaaaaagaaaggctcACTCCCGTTGGGCCTCAAATCCCTCACTTGCTGTGCTGAGGACCAAGactccctctatgctgtggagtcttgtgagcaaaaattccactttgtgagtgactggcattaaagttctgagctgctacatcaattagtttgctctggggccatttttcctgagccgagacaaaaaatGTGCAAGCCGGAGGTTAAAAAAActgtgttagaagaagaagactgcagatttatactccacccttctccctggatcagagactcagagcggcttacaatctactctatcttctccccccacaacagacaccctgcgaggtgggtggggctgagagagctctgacagaaactgccctttaaaggacaactcttgccagagctatggctgacccaaggccattccatcagctgcacgtggaggaggggggaatcagagcTGCTtaaaaaagggaaaggtagtcagtcccctgtacaagcaccagtcatttctgactctggggtgacgttgctctcacattttcacggcagactttttatggggtggtttgccattgccttctccagtcatctacactttccccccagcaagctgggtactcattttattgaccttggaaggatggaaggctgagtcaacctcgagccggctacctgaaacccagctttcgccgggatcgaactcaggtcatgagtagagcttaggactgcagtactgcagctttaccactctgcgccatggggatctcctatatcgtctccccccacaacaggcaccctgtgaggtgggtggggctgagagagctctgacagaaactgccctttcaaggacagctctgtgagaactatggcagacccaaggccattccagcgggtgcaagtggaggagtggggaatcaaacccggttcttccagataagagtccacgcacttcaccacgacaccaaactggctctcacactaactcagctcagaggggaCACTGGTGAGAACTGTGCTTTTCTGCCCAGAGACGCTTACCAAGCACAGCTCCAGCTGGTCGCACAAGGCGTAGAACTCTTCCAGGGTCTTGTCCACCCTCTGCACTGGGCCCTCTGTGCTTTTCCTGCAAAGAGAGGAGAGCTTTACCTCGAGGCGAGGCACGCCTCGGCCGGCATGGAGAACAAAAGAGACACCCCGTGCTGGAAACTCACTGTCCGCTGTCGATGTTTGTGTTCTGGACGAAGTTCTGAGCGGCAACTTTCATCAGGTTCTGGAAATACAGAAAGACACAGAGAGAGTTAGCTTACGATGGGGAGGCGGCACTGTGACACAGGGGGGCTGCCTAGAAGCCCAGCCCCAGAAGAAGAatcacagaaccatagagttagaagagtcccgtggtgcggagtgggaaagctgcagtactgcagtccaagctctgctcacggcctcagttcgatcccggcggaagctgggttttcagatagctggcccgaggttgactcagccttccatccttccaaggtcagtaaaatgagtacccagcttgctgggggtgggggtgggaagtggagatgactggggaaggcaagagcaaggaaaggaaaggtcccctgtgcaagcaccagtcgtttccgaccctggggtgatgttgctttcacaatgttttcacagaagactttttacggggtggtttgccgtttccttccccag
This region includes:
- the MED29 gene encoding mediator of RNA polymerase II transcription subunit 29 codes for the protein MAAAPPQQPLTQAPAQGAPPAAPGAPPGQQPPAQASATAGAPQLQAASGLQVAAQAQDFDPVQRFRQLLPQLKESLQNLMKVAAQNFVQNTNIDSGQKSTEGPVQRVDKTLEEFYALCDQLELCLRLAYECLSQSFDSAKHSPTLVPTATKPDAVQTESLPYTQYLSMIKSQISCAKDIHNALLECSNKITGKVPSQGVL